The Brevibacterium atlanticum genome segment CGAGCTGGGTCAGGGTGCGTCGGCTCAGCCCGAACCCGACCTCCTTGACGACGACGGGGACGGGGCAGGCGGCGACGATCTGCTCGAGTCCTGACAGCCAGGTGGAGAAGTCGCGGGTGCCCTCGGGCATCGCTGTCTCCTGCACGGGATTGATGTGCAGCTGCAGGGCATCGGCACCGAGCAGTTCGACGGCGCGGCGGGCGTCGTCGGCGCTGCGCCCGGCACCGAGGTTGCCCATGACGAAGCCGTCCGGGTTCTCCTCGCGGATGACGGTGAAGCCCTTCGCCGCTTCGGTGTCGTCAAGCGCCACGCTCATCGATCCGCAGGCCATGGGCAGGCCGGTCTCGGCGGCGGCGATGGCGAGATCCCGGTTGATCTTCGCCGTGGTCTCGGTGCCGCCGGTCATGCCGTTGACATAGAAGGGGGTCGGCCAGGTCCAGTCGCTTAAGTTCACGGTCAGGTCCACGCGCTCCGGGCTCGTGCCCGACAGGGCGTGGTGGACGAACTCGAGGTCGTCGAAGTCGGTCCGGCGCGGACCCTCGGTCTGCTGCGCCGAGGCGAGGCGGACGTGATCGTCCTTGCGGGACGCGCGGGAGGCCTTTGTCGCGGGGGACTCAGCGGCAGGGGACTCAGCGGCAGGGGACTCAGCGGCAGGGGACTCAGCGTTCGGGGTTTCAGAACTCATCGATCTCGCCTTCCTCTCGGTGCGTTCCGAGGTGCAGCGGACGGATGCCCTCGGCCTCCCAGCCGGCCAGGATCGCCAGCGCATCGGTGTGGTTGGGGGCCAGGGCGATGCCGCAGTCTCCGCCGCCGGCACCCGAGGGCTTCGCGGCGGCACCATGGTCCTCAGCGATCTCGCAGAGTCGACGCAGAGTCTCGGTCTCGATGAGGCTTCCCGAGGTGAAGCCGAGGCGCTGCAGCAGGGTCCTGGCCTTGCCGATGGTCTGCAGTGCCTGTTCGGCATCGTCGTCGTCGCAGGCGGTGACGAGGTCGTCGACGAGCGTGTGCGATTCGGCGGTGAAAGAGGCGAAGGGGCGCGGCCTCTCATCCTTCGGAGTGTGGACGCGTGTGACGAGGTGTTCGGTCGAGGCCGGCGATCCCGTCCACCCGACGAGGAGGTCGAGCGAGCTCGGCGGAGTGATCCGACGCGCTGAGAAACCGGCCCAGTCCGAGCACTCGAGGGCGGAGACGACTCCGTGCTCCTCTCGATGCTGCCGCAGCGACGCCCGGTCGGGGGAGGAGTAGCGGATCCACCCGCCGAAGGTGCTTGCGGCGAGGTCTCCCCCCGAGGCTTTCGGGGAGATCGCGATGGTCGCGAGCAGGGCGAGTTTGAAGCGTTCGGTCGGGCGAAGGCCCAGTGCGTAGAACTCGTTGAGGGCGGCGATCGTCGCCACCGTCACCGCTCCCGAGGAGCCGAGGCCGAACTTGCGGCCGTCGGCATCGTCGAGTTCGCTGGAGATGTTGAGATCGAAGTAGCGTGGGGCCGCACCGCGGGCGGCCCGGAGCTCCTCGACGGCGGCGATCGCGGAGAGCACATAGTCGGCGGGACGGTGCTCGAGGACGATGGCCTCGCCGTTCTCCTTCCGTCGCCACACCAGCGGGGCCTGCCCGTATTCGCTCGAGTGGATCCGTCCGGCGCCTTCGCTCTCGGTCAGGCGCACCGTGATGCATCGGTCGACGGCCACGAGGACCGCCGGCTGGCCGGGCGTGACGACAGCGTACTCACCGGCGATGTAGAGCTTTCCGGGCGCCCGAGTCTCGATCATGCCGGGCTGCCTTCGCCCGCGGCAGGGCTCCCACCCGCGGCAGGAACCGCCTCGGCATCGTCAAGCAGGTGGGCGCCGGGGCCGGGGCCGACGACCCGCACATCACCGAACGCAGCGAGCTGCCCGGCCAGCGCCTCGGACTCATGGGGCCGGACGATGACGGCCACATTCGGACCGGCGTCGGCGGTCGAATAGGCCTCGATCCCGGACTCACGGGCCTCGGCCACGGCATCGAAGATCGCGTGGCTGGTCGGGTTGAGGAACCGGATCGGGGGAACGGTGGACTGGATGAGCCCGTGCATGCGCAGGGCGTGGGATTCGGTGATCTCGCCGATGCGGGTGAAGTCCCCGGCGGCGCAGGCGGCGATCATCTGCGTGAGATAGTCCTCCGTCGAGGACACCCAGCCGGAGTAGAACGGGGAGGTCGCGGCGGTCAGACGCATCGCCTCGCGGGA includes the following:
- the fni gene encoding type 2 isopentenyl-diphosphate Delta-isomerase; translated protein: MSSETPNAESPAAESPAAESPAAESPATKASRASRKDDHVRLASAQQTEGPRRTDFDDLEFVHHALSGTSPERVDLTVNLSDWTWPTPFYVNGMTGGTETTAKINRDLAIAAAETGLPMACGSMSVALDDTEAAKGFTVIREENPDGFVMGNLGAGRSADDARRAVELLGADALQLHINPVQETAMPEGTRDFSTWLSGLEQIVAACPVPVVVKEVGFGLSRRTLTQLAEIGVRFADVSGAGGTDFLRIENDRSSAGDFSMLTGFGQSALACLLDAPPEWAGESAHASDSVSSRVLLASGGVRNPYDVVKALACGARAVGVAGTFLQTVLDHGPDGLVELVRTWQTQTRALFALLGAVRSADLMGTDVLTRGRLGEFCQLRGIDVTALSHRSDARTNADDHSRRNQL
- a CDS encoding phosphomevalonate kinase, producing MIETRAPGKLYIAGEYAVVTPGQPAVLVAVDRCITVRLTESEGAGRIHSSEYGQAPLVWRRKENGEAIVLEHRPADYVLSAIAAVEELRAARGAAPRYFDLNISSELDDADGRKFGLGSSGAVTVATIAALNEFYALGLRPTERFKLALLATIAISPKASGGDLAASTFGGWIRYSSPDRASLRQHREEHGVVSALECSDWAGFSARRITPPSSLDLLVGWTGSPASTEHLVTRVHTPKDERPRPFASFTAESHTLVDDLVTACDDDDAEQALQTIGKARTLLQRLGFTSGSLIETETLRRLCEIAEDHGAAAKPSGAGGGDCGIALAPNHTDALAILAGWEAEGIRPLHLGTHREEGEIDEF